Genomic DNA from Niallia circulans:
AGGGGAAACAGGTGCTGGGAAATCGATGATTATTGATGCGATTAATCTGCTTGTTGGCGGAAGAGGCTCCGCAGAATTTGTTCGTCATGGAGAGGAAAAGGCAGAAATTGAAGGGCTGTTTTACATTGAAAATGGACATCCTTGTTTTCAGAAGATGCAGGAATTTGGTATAGATATTGAAGAAGGTACGATTATCCTTAGAAGGGATATTTCTGTTTCCGGCAAAAGTGTTTGCCGTATTAACGGGAAGCTTATAACAATCTCCACATTAAGAGAGATAGGCTCAAGTCTTATTGATATACATGGCCAGCATGAGCATCAGGAATTGATGGATGAAACAAAGCATCTCATGCTTCTTGATACGTATGCAGCTTCCGAACTTGCACCTGTATTTAAGGAATATGAAGGATTATTCCGTACGTATGCGCAAACACAAAAAAAATTGATGAACTTGACTGAAAACGAACAGCAGATGGCACATCGTCTCGACTTACTAACATTTCAGCACCAAGAAATCATCAATGCAAACTTACAGAAAAATGAAGATGAAGAACTGCTGGAGGAAAAAAAGCGGCTCGGCAACTTTGAAAGAATTTTCGAAAGCATCCAAACAGGCTACACAGCCTTAAAGGGTGAGCAAAAAGGGCTTGATTGGCTTGGCGAAGTGATGGGCCATATGGAGGAAGCTGCAAGTCTTGACCCGGAATATGCAGATATTTCAGAGTCTGTTTCTAACAGCTTTTATATTCTTGAGGATGTTGCAAGCAGGCTGAGAAACAGCCTTGATTATCTCGAATATGATCCTGAACGGCTGAACAGTATTGAAGCAAGGCTGAATGAAATAAATTCACTTAAGCGGAAATATGGGAAATCTGTTGATGAAATACTAGAATATGCAGCTAAAATTGAGGAAGAGCTTGAAACACTCCAAAATAAAGAAACACATATTGATATGCTCGAAAAGGAATTATTGAGCATTAAAAAGGATTTACTTGTCGAAGCAAATGAACTTAGCTCACTTCGCAAAAAAGCAGCTATTCGATTAACAGACGATATTCATCAAGAGCTGAAAGAGCTGTATATGGAGAAAACCGTCTTTGAGGTTAGATTTAACTCAGACGAGGATAATATCTCCAGAGCGGGGATGGATCAAGTGGAATTTTATATTTCTACAAATCCAGGCGAACCGCTTAAGCCTTTGTCTAAAATCGTCTCAGGTGGAGAGCTGTCGAGAATGATGCTCGCGTTAAAGAGTATTTTCTCAAAGCATCAAGGTGTCACATCGATCATTTTTG
This window encodes:
- the recN gene encoding DNA repair protein RecN codes for the protein MLNELSIKNFAIIESLAVSFRKGLTVLTGETGAGKSMIIDAINLLVGGRGSAEFVRHGEEKAEIEGLFYIENGHPCFQKMQEFGIDIEEGTIILRRDISVSGKSVCRINGKLITISTLREIGSSLIDIHGQHEHQELMDETKHLMLLDTYAASELAPVFKEYEGLFRTYAQTQKKLMNLTENEQQMAHRLDLLTFQHQEIINANLQKNEDEELLEEKKRLGNFERIFESIQTGYTALKGEQKGLDWLGEVMGHMEEAASLDPEYADISESVSNSFYILEDVASRLRNSLDYLEYDPERLNSIEARLNEINSLKRKYGKSVDEILEYAAKIEEELETLQNKETHIDMLEKELLSIKKDLLVEANELSSLRKKAAIRLTDDIHQELKELYMEKTVFEVRFNSDEDNISRAGMDQVEFYISTNPGEPLKPLSKIVSGGELSRMMLALKSIFSKHQGVTSIIFDEVDTGVSGRVAQAIAEKISSVSAGSQVLCISHMPQVAAMSDTHLYIAKAIHDGRTSATVTPLETQDKIKEIARMISGTEITDLTKKHAKELLKLAQKVKNKR